One region of Chitinophagales bacterium genomic DNA includes:
- a CDS encoding FAD-binding protein, which yields MDDNQNLILRKLNKFRAYFDGDIFTDDKMRILYSTDASLYRKLPLAVVYPKTNQDLKNIVLFCNNNKTSIIPRTAGTSLGGQCVGEGIVVDVSRYMNKILEINPEEKYAIVQPGVVRDELNIALKPYHLHFGPNTSTSNRAMIGGMVGNNSSGSFSIKYGTTRENVISIKGYLSDASEVEFKDLSTHEFRSKCHGTSLESSIYRQIAFELNHPVTQAEIDKEYPKVGVSRRNTGYALDFLLNTEPFHRGYEPFNFSKMLCGSEGTLMLFSEIKLKLVDAPTVKIALICSHFDSLEASLQAAVEAMKLHPNQCELMDKAILDCTKDNLVQAKNRFFIQGDPAAILMIEVEEKTDKTLEEQITAMKEQLNSLAICHSVLYGNDIKKALQLRAAGLGVLQNMKGEERPVEFVEDTAVHIEDLPDYIRDFNQMIHDLGTTSVFYAHAGAGELHTRPKVNLKTEEGRKKFRAIAESSAHLVKKYNGSLSGEHGDGLVRAEFIPIALGQRNYELLRRIKKTWDVHNIFNPGKIVDAPPMDTNLREDYNTRADAIQTMFSFEKEGSLIKAAEKCSGSGDCRKTSIIGGTLCPSYQATGEEEHSTRARANMLREFLTHQDSIQGLNHQEIYDVLKLCLSCKACISECPSSVDMAALKSEFLYQYHKSNPLTKIEKSTASFYKISKLVSPFAFFTNIAQSLPVISHTIKYFSGIDQRRSLPRYANSSFEKWYGKLPLKSQDSKDKVYLYVDEFTNYLDAEIGKKTYLLLTAMGLKVEVLPFLDSSRSLISKGFLEEAKKNVNEFISQVKYITDDEYPLIGIEPSAILGIRDDYHRLISNELKSTLELVAKKTFLMEEFLSDYFLKHPELKSKFTEAKKEIVYHGHCHQKSLSSTQYALDILNFPENYTASEIPSGCCGMAGSFGYEHFELSMKIGEMVLFPSVRKNKEKEICASGTSCRHQIKDGTRRKSSHPVEILYHALIEI from the coding sequence ATGGACGACAATCAAAATTTAATTCTTCGTAAGTTAAATAAATTTCGAGCTTACTTCGATGGGGATATTTTTACAGATGATAAAATGCGAATTTTGTATTCGACCGACGCCTCGCTATATCGCAAACTCCCATTAGCTGTGGTTTATCCTAAAACGAATCAAGACCTCAAAAACATAGTCTTATTTTGCAATAATAACAAGACCTCCATCATCCCTCGAACTGCCGGAACTTCGCTAGGGGGTCAGTGTGTAGGCGAAGGGATAGTAGTCGATGTATCGCGATATATGAATAAAATTCTGGAAATAAATCCAGAAGAGAAATATGCTATCGTGCAACCAGGGGTGGTGCGTGACGAATTGAATATAGCACTTAAACCATATCACTTACATTTCGGACCCAACACTTCCACCTCCAATAGAGCCATGATTGGTGGTATGGTAGGGAACAATTCGAGTGGATCTTTTTCCATTAAATACGGCACTACGAGAGAGAATGTGATATCGATCAAAGGCTATTTGAGCGATGCGAGCGAAGTAGAATTTAAAGATTTAAGTACCCATGAATTTCGAAGTAAGTGTCATGGAACTAGTCTTGAAAGTAGTATCTACCGTCAAATTGCATTTGAACTAAATCACCCTGTTACGCAGGCTGAGATTGACAAAGAATATCCAAAAGTAGGAGTCTCCAGAAGAAATACGGGATATGCACTAGACTTTCTATTAAATACTGAGCCTTTTCATCGAGGTTATGAGCCATTCAATTTTTCCAAAATGCTTTGTGGCAGTGAAGGAACGCTCATGCTATTTAGCGAGATAAAACTCAAACTCGTAGATGCTCCTACAGTTAAAATTGCCTTAATTTGTTCGCACTTTGACAGCCTAGAGGCAAGTCTTCAAGCGGCGGTAGAGGCTATGAAACTCCACCCAAATCAGTGCGAACTGATGGATAAAGCGATATTGGATTGTACTAAAGACAATCTAGTGCAGGCAAAAAATCGTTTTTTTATCCAAGGAGATCCTGCTGCTATATTGATGATAGAAGTGGAGGAAAAAACGGATAAGACACTAGAGGAGCAGATAACAGCTATGAAGGAGCAGTTGAATTCCCTCGCTATTTGTCATTCCGTTTTATATGGCAATGATATTAAAAAAGCACTACAATTGAGAGCAGCAGGCTTAGGTGTATTGCAAAATATGAAAGGCGAAGAGCGACCCGTCGAGTTCGTCGAAGATACCGCTGTGCATATAGAGGATTTACCTGATTACATACGAGATTTTAATCAAATGATACACGACCTAGGTACGACCAGTGTTTTCTATGCACATGCTGGTGCTGGGGAATTGCACACTAGACCCAAGGTCAATCTTAAAACAGAAGAAGGAAGAAAAAAATTTAGAGCTATCGCAGAGTCTTCAGCTCATTTAGTGAAAAAATATAATGGATCCTTGAGTGGTGAACATGGTGATGGACTGGTTCGGGCAGAGTTTATTCCTATTGCTTTGGGACAGAGAAATTATGAATTGCTGCGAAGAATTAAAAAAACGTGGGACGTTCATAACATTTTCAACCCTGGAAAAATAGTAGATGCTCCGCCCATGGACACTAATTTGAGAGAAGATTACAATACTAGGGCAGATGCTATCCAAACTATGTTTAGTTTTGAGAAAGAAGGAAGCCTGATCAAAGCCGCTGAGAAGTGCAGCGGTTCAGGTGATTGTAGAAAGACAAGTATCATTGGCGGCACTCTTTGTCCTAGCTATCAAGCTACTGGCGAGGAAGAACATTCTACGAGGGCCAGAGCCAATATGTTGAGAGAGTTTTTGACGCATCAAGATTCTATCCAAGGGCTAAATCATCAAGAGATATACGATGTATTGAAATTATGTCTGAGCTGTAAGGCTTGTATCAGTGAGTGTCCTAGCTCTGTTGATATGGCTGCGTTGAAGTCTGAATTCCTATACCAATATCATAAGTCAAATCCACTGACCAAGATAGAAAAATCAACCGCTAGTTTTTATAAGATATCCAAACTAGTCTCACCTTTTGCCTTCTTCACCAATATAGCCCAGTCACTGCCTGTCATTTCTCATACGATAAAGTATTTTTCAGGTATAGATCAGAGAAGAAGTTTACCTAGATATGCTAATTCAAGTTTTGAAAAATGGTATGGAAAGTTGCCATTGAAAAGTCAAGATTCTAAAGATAAAGTCTATTTATACGTAGATGAATTTACGAATTATTTAGATGCAGAAATAGGAAAAAAAACCTACCTGCTGCTTACTGCTATGGGGCTGAAAGTAGAAGTTTTGCCATTTTTAGATAGCTCTCGCAGTCTAATTTCTAAAGGTTTTTTAGAAGAAGCTAAGAAAAATGTAAATGAATTTATTTCGCAAGTAAAATATATAACAGACGATGAATATCCTCTTATTGGCATAGAGCCATCAGCTATTTTGGGAATACGAGACGATTATCATAGACTCATATCTAATGAACTCAAGTCCACTTTAGAACTTGTTGCGAAAAAGACATTTTTGATGGAAGAATTTTTGTCTGATTATTTTCTCAAGCATCCAGAATTAAAATCGAAATTTACAGAAGCTAAGAAAGAAATTGTTTATCATGGGCATTGTCATCAAAAGTCTTTGAGTTCAACCCAATATGCCCTCGATATTTTAAATTTCCCAGAGAATTATACTGCTAGTGAAATCCCAAGTGGTTGCTGTGGCATGGCAGGAAGCTTTGGCTATGAGCATTTTGAATTGAGTATGAAAATAGGTGAAATGGTTTTGTTTCCATCGGTAAGGAAAAATAAAGAGAAAGAAATTTGTGCTTCGGGCACATCCTGCCGCCATCAGATAAAAGATGGTACTAGACGAAAATCAAGTCATCCTGTAGAAATTTTATATCATGCACTGATTGAAATATGA
- a CDS encoding Fic family protein produces MYHWTDENWPHFIWNDSLYELAEKKFLSIAGLGQGAIDLIQSENKKESILNILVKEALKTSAIEGEMVSRIDLVSSIKKKLGYNINIKNVKDKRSEGIAKAIVQSREDFDAELTETMMHQWHEDIFLYTKTITKGQWRTGTEPMQIVSGSHGREVVHYEAPPSKQVPREMKRYIQWFNRTRTNPKHKISNPIVRSALAHLYFESIHPYEDGNGRIGRILAEKALSQGLGHAALLSLSSSIDADKKLYYSQLKKAQQTLKIDAWIAYFSQIVIAAQLEFNETVQFVVKKSRFFEAIQNIVDKKQLKAIQKMVIDNQEFIGGMNASKYMSINKVSKATATRDLADLVSKNILISKGKGRSTNYQVNLDMNSA; encoded by the coding sequence ATGTATCACTGGACAGATGAAAATTGGCCTCATTTCATATGGAATGATAGCCTGTATGAATTAGCAGAAAAGAAATTTCTCAGCATTGCAGGATTGGGACAAGGAGCCATTGACCTTATACAATCAGAGAACAAAAAAGAGTCTATTCTCAATATATTAGTGAAGGAAGCTCTCAAAACATCTGCAATAGAAGGGGAAATGGTGAGTCGTATAGACCTCGTATCATCTATAAAAAAGAAATTAGGATACAATATCAATATAAAAAATGTCAAAGATAAACGCTCTGAGGGCATAGCGAAAGCCATAGTGCAGTCACGAGAAGATTTTGATGCCGAACTAACAGAAACTATGATGCACCAATGGCATGAGGATATTTTTCTATATACTAAGACAATAACCAAAGGTCAATGGCGAACCGGTACTGAACCTATGCAGATAGTATCGGGGTCACATGGTAGAGAAGTCGTACACTATGAAGCACCGCCTTCAAAGCAAGTCCCTCGGGAGATGAAACGCTACATACAATGGTTCAATCGAACACGGACAAACCCTAAGCATAAAATATCTAATCCAATTGTACGTTCAGCGCTAGCGCATCTCTATTTTGAGTCCATTCATCCCTATGAAGATGGCAATGGGCGAATAGGTCGTATCTTGGCTGAAAAGGCACTATCGCAAGGCTTAGGTCATGCTGCACTCCTGAGTCTTTCTAGTAGTATAGATGCAGATAAGAAGTTATATTACTCTCAATTGAAAAAGGCCCAACAAACGCTTAAAATTGATGCTTGGATAGCTTATTTTAGTCAAATAGTAATTGCAGCGCAACTTGAGTTTAATGAAACTGTTCAATTTGTTGTCAAAAAGAGTCGATTTTTTGAAGCCATACAGAATATAGTAGATAAAAAACAACTCAAAGCCATACAGAAAATGGTGATAGATAATCAGGAATTTATCGGTGGTATGAATGCTAGCAAGTATATGTCTATTAATAAAGTATCAAAAGCTACTGCTACTAGGGATTTGGCAGATTTAGTTTCCAAAAATATATTAATATCAAAAGGAAAAGGTCGAAGCACGAATTATCAAGTGAATTTAGATATGAATAGTGCTTAA
- a CDS encoding UDP-glucose/GDP-mannose dehydrogenase family protein — MNIAVIGTGYVGLVSGVCFAETGVNVICVDNNAEKVEKLNNGEVPIFEPLLDTYLKRNFHEGRIQFTLDLKQAVDNSDIIFLALPTPESEDGSADLSYVLKMAETLSGIIQSYKVVVNKSTVPVGTAAMTQKIFDDKCKVKVDVVSNPEFLREGFAVEDFLKPDRIVIGSSSEKATELITKLYKPFVRQGNPIFVMDEKSAELTKYAANSFLALKISFMNEMANLAEKVGADIDSIRRGIGTDNRIGGAFLYAGLGYGGSCFPKDVKALQHISHSNSFDFKILNAVIDVNALQKEKFVETILQNADVKGKKIAMWGLSFKPNTDDIREAPALYVIDKLVEAGANIVAYDPEGMPNVEKKIGNKIDYADNMYQAIEDADILVIVTEWPVFRTPDFDKMKSIMKGRTIFDGRNVFDLRDVESTGFDYYSIGRKTIKANI; from the coding sequence TTGAATATAGCAGTAATTGGAACAGGATATGTAGGCTTAGTTTCGGGAGTTTGTTTTGCTGAGACAGGTGTCAATGTCATTTGTGTAGATAATAATGCAGAAAAAGTAGAAAAACTCAATAACGGAGAGGTTCCCATATTTGAACCTTTATTGGACACCTATTTAAAGAGGAATTTTCATGAAGGACGCATTCAGTTTACGCTTGATTTAAAACAAGCTGTAGATAATTCTGATATTATTTTTTTAGCATTACCTACGCCAGAGAGTGAAGATGGCTCAGCGGATTTGAGTTATGTGTTGAAAATGGCGGAAACTTTATCAGGCATTATTCAGTCTTATAAGGTTGTGGTTAATAAAAGTACTGTGCCTGTAGGTACAGCGGCTATGACTCAAAAAATATTTGATGATAAATGTAAGGTAAAAGTTGATGTCGTTTCCAATCCTGAATTTCTTCGTGAAGGCTTTGCAGTAGAAGATTTTCTAAAACCTGATAGAATAGTGATAGGAAGTAGCAGTGAAAAAGCTACTGAGCTGATAACAAAGCTTTATAAGCCTTTTGTCCGTCAAGGTAATCCTATTTTCGTCATGGATGAAAAGTCTGCTGAACTGACAAAATATGCTGCAAACTCATTTCTCGCTTTAAAGATTTCATTTATGAACGAAATGGCGAATCTGGCGGAGAAAGTGGGTGCAGATATAGATAGTATTCGACGAGGAATCGGCACCGATAATCGAATAGGAGGCGCATTTCTTTATGCTGGCTTGGGTTATGGCGGTTCTTGTTTCCCTAAAGATGTTAAGGCATTACAGCATATTTCTCATTCGAATAGCTTTGATTTTAAAATATTGAATGCTGTCATAGATGTCAATGCATTACAAAAGGAAAAATTCGTAGAAACTATTCTTCAAAATGCAGATGTGAAAGGAAAGAAAATAGCCATGTGGGGACTATCTTTTAAGCCTAATACTGACGATATACGAGAAGCGCCCGCCCTATATGTTATTGATAAACTAGTGGAAGCCGGTGCTAATATAGTAGCTTATGATCCAGAAGGAATGCCAAATGTGGAGAAAAAAATAGGAAATAAAATTGATTATGCAGACAACATGTATCAAGCGATTGAGGATGCAGATATCTTAGTAATTGTTACCGAATGGCCTGTATTTCGAACACCTGATTTTGATAAAATGAAATCTATAATGAAAGGTAGAACCATATTTGATGGTAGAAATGTATTTGATTTAAGAGATGTGGAATCTACCGGATTTGACTATTATAGTATTGGTAGGAAAACTATTAAAGCCAATATCTGA
- a CDS encoding SDR family oxidoreductase — protein sequence MSKKKVLITGAAGFLGSHLCDYFIERGYSVIGMDNLITGNMKNIEHLMAHPDFVFYHHDVSNYVHIPGHLDYIMHFASPASPIDYLKIPIQTLKVGSLGTHNLLGLAKAKNARMLIASTSEVYGDPLVHPQTEDYWGNVNPIGPRGVYDEAKRFQEAMTMAYHRFHGVGTRIVRIFNTYGPRMRLNDGRVLPAFIGQALRGEPMTIFGDGSQTRSFCYVSDLIEGIYRLLMSDYVYPINIGNPDEITIKEFAEEITKLTDSKSGIVYQPLPQDDPMQRQPNIDKAREILNWEPKVKRAEGLKITFDYFKTLTAEDLNKIEHNDFTKYNKY from the coding sequence ATGTCAAAGAAAAAAGTTTTAATAACAGGCGCAGCGGGTTTTTTGGGTTCACACCTCTGTGATTATTTTATAGAAAGAGGCTATAGTGTGATAGGAATGGATAACCTTATCACAGGCAATATGAAAAATATAGAACACCTGATGGCGCATCCAGATTTTGTATTTTACCATCACGATGTGAGTAATTATGTGCATATACCAGGTCATCTAGATTATATCATGCATTTCGCTTCACCTGCTAGTCCTATAGATTATTTAAAAATACCTATTCAAACTTTAAAAGTAGGCTCTTTAGGAACACATAATTTGCTAGGACTCGCAAAGGCTAAAAATGCTAGAATGTTGATAGCTTCGACATCCGAAGTATATGGCGATCCATTAGTACACCCACAGACGGAAGATTATTGGGGCAATGTGAATCCCATAGGTCCACGAGGAGTCTACGACGAAGCAAAGCGTTTTCAAGAAGCTATGACAATGGCTTATCATCGCTTTCATGGGGTGGGAACAAGGATTGTTAGAATATTTAATACCTATGGTCCTCGCATGCGTCTCAATGATGGACGTGTATTGCCGGCATTTATAGGTCAAGCACTTCGGGGCGAACCTATGACTATTTTTGGTGATGGCAGTCAAACTCGTTCTTTTTGTTATGTTTCTGATTTGATAGAAGGCATCTATCGCTTACTCATGAGTGATTATGTATATCCTATTAATATTGGCAATCCTGATGAAATCACCATCAAAGAATTTGCGGAAGAAATTACTAAACTTACGGATTCAAAATCAGGGATAGTCTATCAACCACTTCCTCAAGATGACCCAATGCAGCGCCAACCCAATATCGATAAAGCAAGAGAAATTCTAAACTGGGAACCAAAAGTGAAGCGTGCTGAAGGCCTGAAAATAACCTTTGACTATTTTAAAACACTCACAGCAGAAGATTTGAATAAGATTGAGCATAATGATTTTACCAAATACAATAAGTATTAG